From Thermoflavifilum aggregans, a single genomic window includes:
- the rocD gene encoding ornithine--oxo-acid transaminase, which yields MIDVHSTSQLADYFIELEEQYGAHNYHPLPVVLSRGQGVYVWDVDGKRYYDFLSGYSALNQGHCHPRLVHVLIDQAQKLTLTSRAFYNDQLGVFEQFLSQLFGYDKVLPMNTGVEAVETALKLARRWAYEVKGIPDGKAKIVVCENNFHGRTLNVISFSTDPQAKQGFGPYMPGYVIIPYNDLAALEKALEDPHVAAFLVEPVQGEAGVIVPDTGYLSGAKALCEAHRVLFIADEIQTGLGRTGKMLCCDHEQVKPDILILGKALSGGMMPISAVLADDEVMLTIRPGEHGSTFGGNPLASRIAREAVQIILDEELPQKADQTGAYFREKLQALNSPYIRTVRGKGLLNAIVVHHPHPDAAWQLCLLMRDRGLLAKPTHGDRIRLAPPLIITREQIDECVAIIEDSLKAFEQISLD from the coding sequence ATGATTGATGTTCACTCCACCAGCCAGCTGGCAGATTACTTCATTGAACTGGAAGAACAATACGGGGCACATAATTATCATCCGTTGCCTGTAGTGCTCTCCCGCGGTCAGGGCGTGTATGTGTGGGATGTGGATGGCAAAAGATATTATGATTTTCTCTCCGGCTATTCCGCTCTGAATCAGGGGCATTGCCATCCACGCCTGGTACATGTACTGATAGATCAGGCCCAGAAACTCACCCTCACATCCAGAGCATTTTACAATGATCAGCTCGGCGTATTTGAGCAGTTCCTGTCACAGCTTTTTGGCTATGATAAGGTATTGCCGATGAATACAGGAGTGGAAGCCGTAGAAACAGCCCTGAAGCTGGCGCGCAGATGGGCCTATGAAGTGAAGGGCATCCCCGATGGCAAAGCCAAAATCGTGGTGTGTGAAAATAATTTTCACGGCCGTACACTAAATGTGATTTCATTCAGCACCGATCCACAGGCCAAACAGGGATTTGGTCCCTACATGCCCGGTTATGTGATAATTCCCTACAATGATCTGGCTGCTCTCGAAAAAGCACTCGAAGATCCGCATGTAGCAGCTTTTCTGGTGGAGCCTGTTCAGGGCGAGGCCGGCGTGATTGTGCCTGATACGGGTTATTTATCCGGGGCAAAAGCCCTTTGCGAAGCGCATCGGGTATTGTTCATTGCCGATGAAATCCAGACCGGCCTGGGCCGCACAGGAAAGATGCTATGCTGTGATCATGAACAGGTGAAGCCCGATATATTGATTCTGGGTAAAGCCTTATCGGGCGGTATGATGCCCATCTCGGCCGTGCTGGCCGACGACGAGGTGATGCTCACCATCCGTCCCGGAGAACATGGTTCCACATTCGGAGGAAATCCATTGGCAAGCCGCATTGCCAGGGAAGCCGTGCAAATTATCCTAGATGAAGAACTGCCTCAAAAGGCCGACCAGACGGGCGCCTACTTCCGGGAAAAACTACAGGCACTCAATTCGCCCTATATCCGCACGGTCCGGGGTAAAGGACTTCTCAACGCCATCGTTGTCCATCATCCTCATCCCGATGCGGCCTGGCAGCTATGCCTGCTCATGCGCGACCGAGGCTTGTTGGCCAAGCCCACCCATGGCGACCGCATCAGGCTAGCACCTCCGCTTATTATTACCAGGGAACAAATTGACGAATGTGTGGCTATCATTGAAGACAGCCTGAAAGCATTCGAACAGATTTCTTTGGATTAG
- a CDS encoding FKBP-type peptidyl-prolyl cis-trans isomerase, with product MLNNKMHKFTHLPLLQSMRIGIVCMVLGTGLAACQSAGYQKTPGGISYKIIEKHNGPKPQVGDYLKLQITTSVGDTVLMDTHKMGGPTRVQLQKPQGRFDIMEALALLSPGDSAIFLIPADSVIPDISRFPYIKKGDNLKIAVKLLAVQNFQQMQEDLQKEHAAQLEKDEKIIEDYLNKNHLTASKTPGGVYIVVHQEGMGPVPQAGDQVQINYTGRSLDGKPFDSNVDTSFQIVHHPLEPFIFTIGQGQVLKGMDEAIMQMKEGTKATIYIPSGLGYGPAGQPPVIEPNEILAFDIDLLKVKPASKAK from the coding sequence ATGCTAAACAATAAAATGCACAAATTCACTCATTTGCCATTGTTGCAATCCATGCGGATAGGCATTGTTTGCATGGTACTCGGAACAGGCCTTGCTGCCTGCCAGTCGGCCGGTTATCAAAAAACACCGGGTGGTATCTCCTACAAGATCATTGAAAAACACAATGGTCCGAAACCGCAGGTGGGCGATTACCTGAAACTGCAGATCACCACCTCCGTTGGTGATACGGTGCTGATGGATACCCACAAGATGGGTGGACCTACACGCGTTCAACTGCAAAAGCCACAAGGCCGCTTTGATATCATGGAAGCCCTGGCATTGCTTTCTCCGGGCGATAGCGCCATATTTTTAATCCCTGCCGATTCAGTGATACCCGATATCAGCCGTTTCCCCTATATCAAAAAAGGAGATAACCTGAAGATCGCCGTGAAGCTGCTGGCTGTTCAAAACTTCCAGCAAATGCAGGAAGATCTGCAGAAAGAACATGCCGCTCAGCTGGAAAAAGATGAAAAAATCATCGAAGATTATCTGAATAAAAATCATCTCACAGCTTCCAAAACCCCGGGTGGCGTGTACATCGTGGTGCATCAGGAAGGCATGGGGCCGGTTCCGCAGGCCGGCGACCAGGTGCAGATCAACTATACAGGCCGCAGCCTGGACGGCAAACCCTTTGACTCAAATGTGGATACTTCCTTCCAGATTGTGCACCATCCGCTGGAACCTTTTATCTTCACTATCGGACAGGGACAGGTGCTAAAGGGCATGGATGAAGCTATCATGCAAATGAAAGAAGGTACCAAAGCCACTATTTATATTCCTTCCGGACTTGGATACGGACCTGCAGGGCAGCCCCCGGTAATCGAGCCCAATGAAATCCTGGCCTTTGATATCGATTTGTTGAAGGTTAAGCCAGCTTCAAAAGCCAAATAA
- a CDS encoding DHH family phosphoesterase, with protein sequence MKPILELLPLLSRPRQIAIIMHQKPDADAMGSSLALFHYFQLKHHQVAVVSPTLYPDFLKWMPGAKEVIIYELHPEKATEALQKAEIIFCMDFNAFHRARPADAALAQSAGIKVIIDHHLQPEPVFEYGLSDVQASSTAELVYEVIIGWGDKSLINNEIAQCIYAGTMTDTGSFRFAATSARVHRMVADLMEHGLRHEPIHQAIYDNFLENRLRFLGYVLSNRMEVFYEYNAALITVPASDVRKFNLSSGDTEGLVNYPLSIQGIKLSALMVENHQEIRISLRSKGDFDVNEFARKYFNGGGHLNAAGGRSTDSLEATVARFKKALEENKALLEKPLKNP encoded by the coding sequence ATGAAACCGATTCTGGAATTATTGCCGCTACTCTCCCGGCCACGACAAATTGCAATTATCATGCATCAGAAACCTGATGCAGACGCCATGGGTTCCTCGCTGGCATTGTTTCATTATTTTCAGCTCAAACATCATCAGGTAGCCGTAGTTTCCCCTACCTTGTATCCTGATTTCCTGAAATGGATGCCGGGAGCCAAAGAAGTGATCATCTATGAATTGCATCCCGAAAAAGCTACCGAAGCCCTGCAAAAAGCCGAAATCATTTTTTGCATGGATTTCAATGCATTTCATCGGGCAAGGCCGGCTGATGCAGCATTGGCCCAATCTGCCGGCATCAAGGTAATTATTGATCATCATCTGCAACCCGAACCCGTATTTGAATACGGACTTAGTGATGTGCAGGCCAGTTCAACGGCAGAGCTGGTTTATGAAGTGATCATTGGCTGGGGCGACAAATCGTTGATCAATAATGAAATTGCCCAATGCATTTATGCCGGTACGATGACCGATACCGGATCATTCCGGTTTGCAGCCACTTCTGCCCGCGTACACCGGATGGTGGCCGATCTCATGGAACATGGCCTGAGGCATGAACCCATTCATCAGGCGATTTATGATAATTTTCTGGAAAATCGGCTGCGTTTTCTAGGATATGTGCTCTCCAACCGCATGGAAGTATTTTACGAATACAATGCAGCTTTGATTACTGTTCCTGCAAGTGATGTGCGCAAATTCAACCTGAGCAGCGGTGATACGGAAGGGCTGGTCAATTATCCATTATCCATCCAGGGCATCAAACTTTCGGCACTGATGGTGGAGAATCATCAGGAAATCCGGATTTCCCTGCGTTCCAAAGGTGATTTTGACGTCAATGAATTTGCCAGAAAATATTTTAACGGCGGCGGACATTTGAATGCAGCCGGAGGCCGCTCCACAGATAGCCTCGAGGCCACGGTTGCGCGATTTAAAAAAGCATTGGAGGAAAACAAAGCATTATTGGAAAAACCGTTAAAAAATCCGTGA
- a CDS encoding nucleoside-diphosphate kinase translates to MGKQTFTMIKPDAFAKGYTGAILAKIQEAGFRIVALKLTRLTAEKAAAFYAVHRERPFYQSLVEFMSSGPVVAAILEKDNAVEDFRKLIGATDPAKAEEGTIRKLYAESVERNAIHGSDSDENARIESDFFFSALERV, encoded by the coding sequence ATGGGCAAGCAGACATTTACCATGATTAAACCCGATGCTTTTGCAAAAGGTTATACAGGAGCTATTTTGGCAAAGATTCAGGAAGCAGGTTTCCGGATTGTGGCATTAAAGCTTACTCGCCTTACGGCTGAAAAAGCGGCTGCATTCTATGCTGTTCATCGGGAACGTCCCTTTTATCAGAGCCTGGTTGAGTTTATGAGCAGCGGGCCGGTTGTAGCTGCTATTCTGGAAAAAGACAATGCAGTAGAGGATTTTCGTAAGCTTATCGGGGCCACCGATCCTGCCAAAGCAGAAGAAGGTACTATCCGCAAGCTATATGCAGAATCGGTGGAACGCAATGCTATTCATGGTTCCGACTCCGATGAAAATGCCCGCATCGAAAGTGATTTCTTTTTTTCTGCCCTGGAAAGAGTGTAA
- a CDS encoding thiol-disulfide oxidoreductase DCC family protein: MKSPPTGHFIIFYDGICVLCSRAMQIVLKADCRDRFRICPLQSAFAARFIALHPLPGDTEPSILLWAAGKWYVYSSAILHICRHLCKGWPLLCIAFLIPRRIRDAVYRFISRHRYRWFGQYNTCRLPDARWKTKLLTDDEYPESSSGL, from the coding sequence ATGAAATCGCCTCCCACAGGCCATTTTATTATTTTCTATGACGGCATATGTGTGCTTTGTTCGCGTGCCATGCAGATAGTACTGAAGGCCGATTGCAGGGACAGGTTTCGGATCTGCCCGCTACAATCGGCCTTTGCTGCTCGTTTTATTGCCCTGCACCCGCTACCCGGTGATACGGAGCCCTCCATTTTGCTCTGGGCTGCAGGCAAATGGTATGTGTATAGTTCAGCTATCCTGCACATCTGCAGGCATCTTTGCAAGGGTTGGCCATTGCTTTGCATCGCATTTCTGATTCCCCGCCGGATACGTGATGCCGTATATCGCTTCATCAGCCGCCACAGATACAGGTGGTTTGGCCAATACAACACATGCCGGCTGCCTGATGCCAGATGGAAAACGAAGCTGCTGACTGATGATGAATATCCGGAAAGTAGCTCCGGGCTTTGA
- the cdaA gene encoding diadenylate cyclase CdaA encodes MNWSIHLFGEQLRILNILDVLIVIFLVYELYRLLRGSLAFYILLGLIVVYLSFLLVRYLQMPLLTDIFQSLLSVGVIALIIIFQPEIRRFLLMIGKNTPFAQDGFLKKFPWQFFRRLKETDEEEHVIQYILSAVENMANSYTGALIVITNTYKLRFDTTTGVPIDGHVSARLLESIFKKGSPLHDGAVIIANNRIVAAKVVLPVSENPDLPPRIGLRHRSAVGATEHSDALAIVVSEERGTISYAKAGKLYQNVTLEELREQLYLKIVEKQ; translated from the coding sequence ATGAACTGGTCTATCCACCTGTTTGGAGAACAGCTGAGGATTCTAAACATCCTGGATGTACTCATTGTGATTTTTCTTGTGTATGAATTGTATCGCTTGCTTAGGGGCAGTCTTGCGTTCTATATTTTGCTGGGGCTTATCGTGGTTTATCTCTCCTTCCTTCTGGTAAGATATCTCCAGATGCCCTTGCTCACGGATATTTTCCAGAGTTTGCTGAGTGTGGGTGTCATCGCATTGATCATCATTTTCCAGCCTGAAATCAGAAGGTTTCTGCTGATGATCGGAAAAAACACACCTTTTGCGCAGGATGGATTTTTAAAGAAATTTCCCTGGCAGTTTTTCAGAAGATTAAAAGAAACAGATGAAGAAGAACATGTCATTCAATATATTCTCTCTGCTGTGGAAAACATGGCCAATTCCTATACAGGAGCTTTGATTGTGATTACCAATACCTATAAACTCCGTTTTGATACTACTACCGGTGTGCCTATTGACGGCCATGTGTCGGCTCGCCTGCTGGAAAGCATTTTCAAAAAAGGAAGTCCGTTGCACGACGGAGCCGTAATTATAGCCAATAACCGCATTGTAGCAGCAAAAGTAGTATTGCCTGTATCCGAAAATCCTGACCTGCCTCCACGCATCGGGTTGCGCCACCGTTCAGCCGTAGGTGCTACCGAACACAGCGATGCACTGGCCATTGTGGTATCAGAAGAACGCGGAACGATTTCCTATGCAAAAGCAGGTAAACTCTATCAGAATGTTACCCTCGAAGAGCTGCGTGAACAACTCTATCTGAAAATTGTGGAAAAGCAATGA
- the folP gene encoding dihydropteroate synthase, with product MPKNKAFHNIRTLNCAGRLLVMDQPLIMGIINITEDSFYAGSRHMQIDDILHTAETMLQQGATMLDLGAQSTRPGAHSISADEEWQRLQPAIAALKKHFPEAYLSVDTYYASVARRAVDAGAEIINDISAGNMDQNMIATVATLGVPYVIMHMQGTPATMQLNPHYEDVVKEITTFFIEKVAICRQAGIHDLIIDPGFGFGKNLQHNYTLLRHLHVFHVMDLPLLVGISRKSMIYRLLETTPEQALNGTTALHMLALEQGASILRVHDVREANEVIRLWSYYHEC from the coding sequence ATGCCCAAAAATAAAGCTTTCCACAATATACGAACGTTAAACTGCGCAGGAAGGCTGCTGGTTATGGATCAGCCATTGATTATGGGAATCATCAATATCACGGAGGATTCATTTTATGCCGGCAGCCGCCACATGCAAATTGACGATATCCTGCATACGGCTGAAACCATGCTTCAGCAGGGCGCCACCATGCTTGACCTGGGCGCCCAAAGCACCCGTCCCGGCGCTCATTCTATTTCCGCTGACGAAGAATGGCAGCGGCTGCAACCCGCCATAGCAGCATTGAAAAAACATTTTCCGGAGGCTTATCTTTCTGTGGACACCTATTATGCATCCGTAGCACGCAGAGCCGTTGATGCCGGCGCAGAAATAATAAACGATATCAGTGCTGGCAACATGGATCAGAATATGATTGCAACTGTTGCTACCCTGGGAGTACCCTATGTGATTATGCACATGCAGGGCACACCCGCTACGATGCAATTAAACCCCCATTATGAGGATGTGGTGAAAGAAATCACGACATTTTTTATTGAAAAAGTGGCTATTTGCCGGCAGGCTGGTATTCACGATCTTATTATTGATCCGGGTTTTGGTTTCGGAAAGAATCTTCAACATAATTATACCCTGCTGCGCCATTTGCATGTATTTCATGTAATGGACTTGCCCCTGCTGGTAGGGATTTCCAGAAAATCCATGATTTACCGGCTGCTGGAAACCACACCTGAACAGGCACTGAATGGCACAACGGCTTTGCACATGCTGGCACTGGAACAGGGCGCCAGCATCCTGCGGGTGCACGATGTGCGTGAAGCCAATGAGGTAATCCGCCTCTGGAGCTATTATCACGAATGCTGA
- a CDS encoding DUF1599 domain-containing protein, producing the protein MSEQMHTSRQYDQVIAECRKVYLEKIQQYGTSWRVLRTISIADQIYIKAYRIRTIQEKQLQLVPESVVQEWIAMVNYGIIALIQFKLKNDERIDLPAEEALAYYDAAVSETKDLMLKKNHDYGEAWREMSLESLVDLILTKLLRIRQMVRNPQTDAEEQMYSNFQDIINYAVFALIKQREEHET; encoded by the coding sequence ATGTCTGAACAAATGCATACTTCCAGGCAATATGATCAGGTTATTGCTGAATGCCGAAAGGTGTATCTGGAAAAGATACAGCAATACGGAACTTCCTGGCGTGTATTACGTACCATTTCCATTGCCGATCAAATTTACATCAAAGCCTATCGTATTCGCACCATTCAGGAAAAACAACTGCAATTGGTACCTGAAAGTGTTGTGCAGGAGTGGATAGCTATGGTTAATTATGGTATCATAGCCCTGATTCAATTTAAACTGAAAAACGATGAACGGATAGACCTTCCAGCAGAAGAAGCACTGGCATACTATGATGCTGCAGTAAGTGAAACAAAAGATTTGATGTTGAAAAAAAATCATGATTACGGTGAAGCTTGGCGGGAAATGAGTCTGGAATCACTGGTGGATCTGATACTTACAAAATTGCTACGCATTAGGCAGATGGTCAGGAATCCGCAAACGGATGCGGAAGAACAGATGTATTCCAATTTTCAGGACATTATTAATTATGCCGTATTTGCTTTGATTAAACAAAGGGAAGAACATGAAACATAA